The following proteins are encoded in a genomic region of Nicotiana sylvestris chromosome 4, ASM39365v2, whole genome shotgun sequence:
- the LOC104237614 gene encoding protein TAB2 homolog, chloroplastic: MPKYKWKRLHFIHLSTISSLLLENLAVMAALRFNPSRIRHPLLQTHKPISNFTSLTEFPFQSLAKFPKTKLKSVHSPSCSISEASSISSTLEAEEDDDDPTAELVYLDPEIDPQSISEWEIDFCSRPILDIRGKKLWELVVCDDSLSLQYTKYFPNNVINSITLKDALVSICDDLGVPLPDKIRFFRSQMQTIITRACNELGIKPVPSKRCLSLVLWLEDRYETVYTRHPGFQKGAKPLLALDNPFPMELPENLYGEKWAFVQLPFSAVREEVSNLETRLVFGASLDLDLLGIEIEDKALIPGLAVATSRAKPLAAWMNGLEVCSIEADVARASLILSVGISTRYIYATYKKNPVSTSEAEAWEAAKKACGGLHFLAIQNDLNSDDCVGFWLLLDLPPPPV, encoded by the exons ATGCCAAAATATAAGTGGAAGAGATTACATTTCATTCACCTTTCTACAATTTCTTCATTGCTGCTTGAAAATTTAGCTGTCATGGCTGCTCTAAGATTCAATCCTTCAAGAATCAGACACCCTTTACTTCAAACTCATAAACCCATTTCGAATTTCACTTCTTTAACTGAATTCCCCTTTCAATCACTAGCAAAATTTCCCAAAACCAAGCTCAAGTCTGTTCATTCTCCATCATGTTCAATTTCTGAAGCTTCTTCCATTTCATCAACGTTGGAggctgaagaagatgatgatgaccCCACTGCTGAATTAGTCTATCTTGACCCTGAAATTGACCCTCAGAGCATTTCTGAATGGGAAATAGATTTTTGCTCTAGGCCAATCCTTGATATTAGAGGCAAAAAGTTATGGGAGCTTGTTGTTTGTGATGATTCCTTGTCCCTTCAGTATACCAAATATTTTCCAAATAATGTTATCAATAGCATCACTTTGAAAGATGCTTTAGTCTCCATATGTGATGACTTAGGCGTGCCCTTACCAGATAAAATCCGCTTCTTCAG GTCACAAATGCAGACAATTATTACAAGAGCTTGCAATGAGCTTGGCATCAAACCTGTTCCTAGCAAACGG TGTTTATCACTTGTTCTTTGGCTCGAAGACCGCTATGAAACTGTTTATACTCGCCATCCTGGTTTTCAAAAAGGAGCCAAGCCACTTCTTGCACTTGACAATCCTTTTCCAATGGAACTTCCTGAGAATCTTTATGGAGAAAAGTGGGCCTTTGTCCAGTTGCCTTTTTCAG CTGTTCGTGAGGAAGTATCTAACCTGGAGACTAGGTTAGTTTTTGGTGCAAGTTTAGACTTGGATCTTCTGGGGATCGAAATTGAGGACAAAGCATTGATTCCCGGACTAGCGGTTGCAACCTCACGTGCAAAACCATTAGCAG CTTGGATGAATGGTTTGGAAGTCTGTTCGATTGAAGCTGATGTTGCCCGAGCTTCCTTAATTTTGTCTGTGGGTATCTCTACTCGCTACATTTACGCCACTTACAAGAAAAACCCTGTATCGACAAGTGAAGCAGAAGCTTGGGAAGCAGCAAAGAAAGCATGTGGAGGTTTGCACTTCCTTGCTATTCAAAATGACCTGAATTCTGATGATTGTGTTGGATTCTGGCTTCTATTAGACTTGCCACCTCCGCCTGTATAA